The segment CCAACATAAGCGCCTCCTTAGAATGCACAGTGGCCCCGCATGTCGCTCGAGAACTACCAGGCAATCGCCGAAAGCATTGCCCTGTTGCTGTATCCCCATGCCGAAGTCGTCGTCCATGACCTGCGCACCCAGACGGTGGTGCATATCGCCAACAACATCTCCAAGCGCAGCCTGGGAGATGACTCGGCCATTGCCGAGGACCTGGACGATCTGCTCGGCGGCGCCAAGTTGGGCCCATATGAGAAGTTGAACTGGAACGGTCAGAAGGTGCGCTCCATCAGTACGGTCTTGCGCGATGAGCAGGGTGATGCTCGGCACCTGATGTGCATCAACCTGGACCTGTCGGTGCTCGAAAACGCCCGTCATGCGCTGGAGGCGTTCTTTCAAATGGGTCGCCTGGTCGAGCAGCCTCAGGCGCTGTTTCGCGATGACTGGCAGGAGCGCATCAATACCTTCATGCATGCTTGGCTCAAGGCGCGCCATTTGTCTCTGCAGACAATGCAGATGGGCGACAAGCGCAGTCTGGTGCAAGCGTTGCATGCCGAGGGTGCGTTCGAAGGCCGAAGCGGCGTGGACTATGTGGCCAATGTGCTGAACATGGGGCGTGCGACGGTTTACAAATACCTCAAGGCGCTCAAGGGATGACGATTTTGAGCGCCAGGACTGACCCAGGCTGAAAGAAGTGTTTGCACGAGCATGGACAATACGTCTACCGTAGACACTAATTCCATACGGAGCCTTATGCGCCATGTCTGACCTTGCACCGCCAACCGTCTGCGAACCCGACCTCAACGCTCTGTTCGAGGCGATCAAGCACGCTCATGCCGCTTTGCGGCCAGCCGTACGCACAACCCCGCTGACGCGCAGCCAGCACCTGTCAGCAACCACCGGCGTGGACGTATGGCTCAAGTGCGAACACCTGCAACCTACCGGTTCATTCAAGTTTCGCGGGGCCAGCAATAAAGTCAGGCTTTTGCCTGTGAGTGCACGTGAGCATGGCGTCATCGCCGCCTCGTCTGGCAACCATGGCCAGGCGCTGGCCCTGGCCGGCAAAACCGCCGGGGTTCCGGTGACCCTTTACACCACCACTACGGCGTCAACCTATAAGGTCGAAGCCATGCGTAACCTCGGCGCTGAAGTGATCTGCCTGCCGACCGATCCCTTGAGCGCGGAGCTGGAAGCGGCCAGGCAAGCCCAGGCCAAGGGCGTGCCCTTCATATCGCCCTACAACGATCTGCAGGTGATCGCCGGCCAGGGCACCATCGGCATGGAACTGTTCGAGCAGGCGCCAGACCTGGACGCCGTATTCGTCGCGGTGGGTGGTGGCGGCATGATCGCCGGCATTGGCGCTGCCCTGCGTACCCTGGCACCGGGTGTCGACATCATCGGCTGCTGGCCCGAGAACGACCCGGCCCTTGAGCAGTCGCTCAAGGCCGGCAGGATCATCGACGTACCTGCCAGTCCCACGCTGTCCGACGGCACGGCAGGCGGCGTCGAGCCAGGCGCCATCACCCTGCCCCTGTGCCAGGCCTTGCTCACCGATACTGTATTGGTCAGCGAAGCGCAAATACGCGCCGCCATGCGCGACATCGCCAGCAGCGAGCGGTGGATCATCGAAGGCGCGGCAGCTGTCGCAGTGGCCGCCATGAAAAAATGCGCGGACCGGTACCAAGGCAAACGCGTAGCTGTGGTGCTGTGTGGGCGGAACATTGCCCTGGATACCTTCCTTGAGGCCGTCAAATGAAGCTGATCACCAAGCCTCAGATCCTCGCGAGCCTCGACACCGAGCGGGCGCTCAGCGCCATCGAAGAGGGCTTTATCGCCTATTCCGCTGGCAACGTTCAGGTACCGCCTGTGCAGGCGTTTACCTTCGCCGAGACCAACGGGGATTGCTGCATCAAGTCTGCCTACAAAGTGGGCAGCCCCACCTTTACCGTCAAGGTGTCCACCGGCTTTTATGACAACCCGTCCAACGGTTTGCCCAGCAACGACGGGCTGATGATGGTGTTCTCGGCCCACACCGGCCAGCCGCTGGCCCTGCTCCAGGACCAAGGCTGGCTCACGGCGATGCGCACGGCACTGGCGGGACGGATCGCGGCCCGGCTGCTCGCGCCCTCACAGGTCAAGGCCATCGGCATCCTGGGCACAGGCATGCAGGCCAGCATGCAATTGGAGCAGTTGCGCAGCGTCACCGACTGCCGCCAGGTGATCGTCTGGGGGCGTCACGCCGAAGGACTAGGCGCTTACGTGACGATGGCGCGGGATCTTGGTTTTACCGTGCGCAGTACACACGACGCCGCGGAACTGGCGGGCCTTGCCAACCTCATCGTCAGCGCCACACCTTCGCGCGAGCCGCTGTTGCAGGCGCACTGGATACAACCGGGCACTCACATCACCGCTGTCGGTGCGGATGGCCCTGGCAAGCAAGAGCTGGACCCTGGGCTGGTCGCCAGGGCCGACCGCTTGGTCGTCGACTCGATCACCCAGTGCGCCCAATATGGCGAAGTGTCCCATGCGATCGGCAAAGGCCTGGTGACCGCAAACCAACTGGTCGAACTTGGCGCGCTGCTGGCAAGCCGAGCCCATGGCCGGGAGTCCGACGACCAGATCACGTTGGCTGACCTGACCGGCGTTGCCGTTCAGGATGCGCAGATCGCCGATTGTGTGCTGGCGGCCATCGGCGCCTGAAAGCGCCGGATTCAGAACTCGCGTTGTACCTGCGCAGGCCGGCGCCGCATCAGTACTTTTCCGTTGCGCACCGACACCAGCGCGTGGCCCTGGCTGCGCACCATCTCGTAGTCGTCCGGGGCCGAGAGCAGCAGCAGGTTCGCAGGGCGACCGGTCTCGATGCCATAGCGCTCACCCAGGTTCAAGGCGCGGGCACTGTTGTCGGTGATCAGGTCCAGGCAGCGCTGCAGGTCCTGATAGCCCAGCATGTGGCAAATGTGCAGGCCCGCCTCGAGCACGCGCAGGATATTGCCGTTGCCCAGGGGGTACCACGGATCGACGATCGAGTCCTGGCCGAAGCACACGTTCATGCCAGCACGGTCGAGTTCGGCGACACGGGTGACCCCACGGCGCTTCGGATAGGTATCAAAGCGCCCTTGCAGATGAATGCTCTCGGTAGGGCATGACACGAAGTTGATGCCGGACAGCTTCAACAGCCGAAACAGCTTCGAGCAGTAGGCATTGTCGTACGAACCCATGGCCACCGTGTGGCTGGCGGTCACCCTCGCCCCCATCTGCCGAACCCGAGCGTGTTCGGCCAGTACTTCCAGGAACCGTGACTGCGGATCGTCCGTCTCGTCGCAGTGCACGTCCACCAGGCAGCCGGTGCGTTCTGCCAAATCCATCAGGAACTGGATCGACGCCACACCCTGTTCACGGGTGTTCTCGAAATGGGGAATGCCGCCCACCACATCGGCGCCGATGGCCACCGCCTCGGTCATCAATGCGCGGCCATCGGGGTACGATTCGATACCCTCCTGGGGAAAGGCAACGATCTGCAAGTCGACCAGATCACGCACTTCATCGCGCACCTCGACCATGGCCTTGAGTGCCACCAGGCCCGGCTCGGTTACATCTACATGGGTGCGCACATGCTGGATGCCGTGATCGACCAGCATGTCGAGGGTGGTCTTGGCCCGGGTCTTGATGTCCTCATGGGTGGTGCTCTGCTTGCGCTGGGCCCAGCGCTCGATCCCCTCGAACAGCGTGCCGCTCATGTTCCACTCAGGCTGCCCGGCCGTCAGGGTCGCGTCGAGGTGGATGTGCGGCTCGACGAAAGGGGGGACCACCAGGTTCTGGGCGGCATCCAGATCGGCGCCGGCCACGGGCAGCACACCCTCGTTCTGCGCAGTGATCGCGCCAATGCGCTGACCGGCCAGTTCGATGCGGTACAGGCCAGGCTTGCCACGCAGCCGTGCGTTGATGATGTTCATGCTGTCCTTCCTCGTCCTGGATCGTCTTCGAGCGCTGCGGGCCAGTTGCGGCGATCATCCGCGTGCCCCCTTTTCCACTACAGCTTGCCAGCCAACAGCACACGGGGATAGTGGCGATCCAGGCATGCGGCTGCCCAGTCACGCCATGTCCAGCCCCATCTGCCAGAAATCGGCCTCCAGCCCCGAGGCCTGGGCAAAGATCGCGGCCAGTTCGGCAAACCGCTGATCCGTCATGCTGCGCGCCGCCAACGAATCCAGGTGCGTGCGTGCAGCTGCTGCGACGGCCTGGTAGCCGGCACCGGCGTATTCGCCGATCCACTCGCGATAGGGATGCGCGTTCAGATTGCCGATGCGTGCGGCCAGGGACTGCCCGATCTCGGCGTAGCCGATCACGCAGGGCGCCAGCGCCACGTGCAACTCCAGCAAGTCGCCAGCGGCACCGCAGTCCAGTACATACCGGGTGTACGCCACGGTGGCCGGGTGCTCGGGGGCCGCCTCGATGTCAGCCTGGCTCAGCCCCCAGCGTGCGCATAGACGCACGTGCAGGTCGGTTTCGTCGAGGATCGCCGCCAGCCCCGCCTGTGCGGCACGGATATCGGCCGGTCGCCTGCTCTTGTACGCCGCCAACGCCCAGGCGCGGGCAAACTGAATGAGGAAGAGATAGTCCTGCACCAGATAGGACCGAAAAGCGGCTTCGCTCAACGTGCCATCGCCCATCTGCTGCACGAAGGCATGGTCGACGTAACCGCGCCACTGCGGTGCAGCGGCCTGCTTGAGCCGATCAAAGATGTCCATGTTCATTCCGCCTCCGGGTAGATGGCGTCGAAGAAGGCCAACTCCAACGCGACGGTGCGCTGGTGAAAGTCCTGCGCCACCGCGGCATGCAGAGGGCCGACGCGGTCCAGTTCGGCGTGCAGGAACGCCACGAACGCCTGGAAATCCGGATTGTCGTGCAAGGTGATCCATTCAGCGTGGATGAAACGCGACGGCAGGGGTTTGGGCGCGCGCAGCGCCCAGTCCAGGTAAAGGCCTTCGGCGACGCTCAGCACTGCCAGCGCGGCGGCGTACGAGCGGGTGGCAGCCGCTTCGCGCATGATGGCTTTGAACGCCGCCGTGGGCACCGTGTCCATCGGCTCATCACGCTGCGCCGGGCTGACACCCAGCGCCTGGAACGCCCGCAGGAAGTAAGTGTTCTCCTCGCTGCTGATCATGCCCGCGAATCGCCCCAGGCGCAGGCGCGCCTCGAAGGTGTCGGCCGTGGCGATGGCGGCGCCCAGCAACATCAGGAAGCTGTCCAGGAAGCGATGATCCTGGACCAGGTAGTCGACCATGATGGGATCAGGCAGGCTGCCGTCACACAGTTGGATCACGAAACGATGGCCGGTGGCGGCGGCCCATGTCGTCTCGCTCTGGCGGCGCAGGGTCTGGGTGAAACCTTCGGTCATGGCGCTGTCCTTGGTGAGGGTGACAGCGAGACCTGGGCAATGGTCATGAATCGGGTCTCGCCTTGAGACCGGCGGGAAGGCAGGCGGTATAGCACCCCATCCCTTCGCCGGCATTATCCGGATCAGGTTCGAAGGGTCACCGCGCTGCACCTGGCTCAGCGGTTTCTCAGCCCGTTATCGGGCTCCCCTTGGTAGCGGCAAGGTATACCCGACTTGACCCGCCGCTGTCATCTTTGGTTCAGCCATCACTACAGGCTATTTGCCACCAGTCATGGCGCTGTCATGTTGCTGCCGTAATGTCCGGGCCTCACACAAGGCCGGGAAACACTGCAATTGATACGACGTTCACTTTCCTCGGCGACCTTGCTCAGGCTGCTGATCCTGCTGCTGTGCGCTGCTACGCTGACCTTTCTGTGGGGGGTGCATGTTGCTCAGAAAGCAACCGCTCGCCAGGATGCTCTGACCAACCGTGGCAACGAACATCAGCGGCTGGCCAACGTGCTCGCCGAAAACGTCAGCCAATGGCTCGAGCGTGCGCACGCCGCTGCCGAGGGCACAGCGTGTGCGACCTCCTCCCCGGTCCTCATGCCCGTGCCTGAGCAGCCCGAGGGATGCGATACGTTGGTTGCAGTGCAGCTTGCCGCCCACCCCTTGGCGCAATTGCTGCAACAGGTGGATCTGGGCGATTCTACCCGCGTGAGTGTGTTGCAGGCCGACGGGACGGAACGCCTGCGCCTCGGTAATCGCGGCTTGTTGCCGATCACACCTGCCTTGCAGCCGGCACTGCCAACCGATGGCACCCCTGCGGGCGTGCTGACCCAGTACTTGGAAGGTGATCCTTACCAGAGCGTCTTCAGGCATCGGCCCGAGCACGGTTTTACCCTTGTCATCAGCCAGCGCGAGAACGAGATCACCGGGCCCATCGACGCGGCCTGTGCCCGGCAGTTCTGGCTGACACTGGGCATGACACTGATGATCCTGGCCAGCCTGGCCTGGACCCTGCGCCTGCTGCGCAAGCGCCAGGAAGCCTTCACGGCGCTGGAACACGCCCAGCAGATCAACCAGCAACTGATTGGGCGCCTGGAAGATGCACACCGGCGCAGCAGTCATGCCGCCGCTACCGATCATCTCAGCGGCCTGCACAACCGCCGTCAATTCGTCGAAGTGGCAGGTGCCGCGCTCGTCCATCAGCGTGGCAGGCGGCAACTGGTGGCCATCCTCTTCATCGACATGGACCGTTTCAAGTCCATCAATGATTCGCTGGGCCATAAAGTCGGTGACCTGTTGCTGCAGGCTGTGGCCGGCCGTATCCAGCGCTTGCTCGAACCGGGCGATGAAGCCTCGCGCTTTGGCGGCGATGAGTTCGTCGTACTGCTCGCAGGCGAGCGCAGCGAGGAGCAGATCGATGCTTGGGTACGCGAACTGGCCCGCAGGCTTTCTGCCACGTATGCCCTGGAAGGACAAGAGGTCAACACCAGTCCCAGTATCGGGGTCAGCATCTGCCCGCGCGATGGCCAGGACATCGACAGCCTGGTGCGCAGCGCCGATGCGGCCATGTATTCGGCCAAGCAGGCCGGCCGCGCGCAGTACCGCTATTTCGACCCCTCCCTGAACGTGGCCGACATCCAGGCATTTTCCTTGGAGCAGGCGTTTGGCGCTGCACTGGCAGGCAGGCAATTCGTCTTGCACTACCAGCCGCAGATCGGCCTTGATGACCACAAGGTCGCAGGCTTTGAAGCGCTTGTACGTTGGCAGCATCCCGAGTTCGGCCTGCTCTACCCCGACCGTTTCATCGCTCTGGCCGAACGCAGCGGCTTCATTGTCGAGTTGGGCTGGGAAGTCCTTCGCCTGGCCTGCGAGGCCTTGTCGGCCTGGCACAGGGAAAGCCGCCAGGTCCGCCTGGCCGTCAACGTGTCTGCCTTGCAGTTGCGTCAGCCTGACTTCACTGTGCGCCTGCTCGACCAACTGAGCGAGCACGGCATTGCCCCCGAGCATCTGGAGCTTGAGATCACCGAAACCACCATCCTCGACCCTGAGGGCCCGGCGATCGCGCATCTACACCGGCTGCGCCAGGCAGGCATCGGGATCAGCCTGGACGACTTTGGCCGAGGCTACGCAGGCTTCGCCCATCTGCATGCACTGCCTCTGAGCAAACTGAAGATTGATCGATCCTTGATCGCCTCGCTGTCCAACAGTCCGGACGACAGCCCCATCGTGGCCTCCACCATCATCCTGGCCAAACGCCTGGGCCTGGTGGTGGTGGCCGAAGGCGTGGAAACCCGCGAGCAGGTCGTGTGCCTGCGCCTGGCGGGGTGCGACGTTGCTCAGGGCTATCATTTCAGCCGGCCCCTGTCCGCCGCGCAGCTGCGTGACTACGTGCCGTTCAAGCATCAGGCGCAGCCCCTGGCCGCGTT is part of the Pseudomonas parafulva genome and harbors:
- a CDS encoding helix-turn-helix transcriptional regulator, with amino-acid sequence MSLENYQAIAESIALLLYPHAEVVVHDLRTQTVVHIANNISKRSLGDDSAIAEDLDDLLGGAKLGPYEKLNWNGQKVRSISTVLRDEQGDARHLMCINLDLSVLENARHALEAFFQMGRLVEQPQALFRDDWQERINTFMHAWLKARHLSLQTMQMGDKRSLVQALHAEGAFEGRSGVDYVANVLNMGRATVYKYLKALKG
- a CDS encoding threonine/serine dehydratase, yielding MSDLAPPTVCEPDLNALFEAIKHAHAALRPAVRTTPLTRSQHLSATTGVDVWLKCEHLQPTGSFKFRGASNKVRLLPVSAREHGVIAASSGNHGQALALAGKTAGVPVTLYTTTTASTYKVEAMRNLGAEVICLPTDPLSAELEAARQAQAKGVPFISPYNDLQVIAGQGTIGMELFEQAPDLDAVFVAVGGGGMIAGIGAALRTLAPGVDIIGCWPENDPALEQSLKAGRIIDVPASPTLSDGTAGGVEPGAITLPLCQALLTDTVLVSEAQIRAAMRDIASSERWIIEGAAAVAVAAMKKCADRYQGKRVAVVLCGRNIALDTFLEAVK
- a CDS encoding ornithine cyclodeaminase family protein, producing MKLITKPQILASLDTERALSAIEEGFIAYSAGNVQVPPVQAFTFAETNGDCCIKSAYKVGSPTFTVKVSTGFYDNPSNGLPSNDGLMMVFSAHTGQPLALLQDQGWLTAMRTALAGRIAARLLAPSQVKAIGILGTGMQASMQLEQLRSVTDCRQVIVWGRHAEGLGAYVTMARDLGFTVRSTHDAAELAGLANLIVSATPSREPLLQAHWIQPGTHITAVGADGPGKQELDPGLVARADRLVVDSITQCAQYGEVSHAIGKGLVTANQLVELGALLASRAHGRESDDQITLADLTGVAVQDAQIADCVLAAIGA
- the codA gene encoding cytosine deaminase — encoded protein: MNIINARLRGKPGLYRIELAGQRIGAITAQNEGVLPVAGADLDAAQNLVVPPFVEPHIHLDATLTAGQPEWNMSGTLFEGIERWAQRKQSTTHEDIKTRAKTTLDMLVDHGIQHVRTHVDVTEPGLVALKAMVEVRDEVRDLVDLQIVAFPQEGIESYPDGRALMTEAVAIGADVVGGIPHFENTREQGVASIQFLMDLAERTGCLVDVHCDETDDPQSRFLEVLAEHARVRQMGARVTASHTVAMGSYDNAYCSKLFRLLKLSGINFVSCPTESIHLQGRFDTYPKRRGVTRVAELDRAGMNVCFGQDSIVDPWYPLGNGNILRVLEAGLHICHMLGYQDLQRCLDLITDNSARALNLGERYGIETGRPANLLLLSAPDDYEMVRSQGHALVSVRNGKVLMRRRPAQVQREF
- the tenA gene encoding thiaminase II; the encoded protein is MNMDIFDRLKQAAAPQWRGYVDHAFVQQMGDGTLSEAAFRSYLVQDYLFLIQFARAWALAAYKSRRPADIRAAQAGLAAILDETDLHVRLCARWGLSQADIEAAPEHPATVAYTRYVLDCGAAGDLLELHVALAPCVIGYAEIGQSLAARIGNLNAHPYREWIGEYAGAGYQAVAAAARTHLDSLAARSMTDQRFAELAAIFAQASGLEADFWQMGLDMA
- a CDS encoding TenA family protein yields the protein MTEGFTQTLRRQSETTWAAATGHRFVIQLCDGSLPDPIMVDYLVQDHRFLDSFLMLLGAAIATADTFEARLRLGRFAGMISSEENTYFLRAFQALGVSPAQRDEPMDTVPTAAFKAIMREAAATRSYAAALAVLSVAEGLYLDWALRAPKPLPSRFIHAEWITLHDNPDFQAFVAFLHAELDRVGPLHAAVAQDFHQRTVALELAFFDAIYPEAE
- a CDS encoding putative bifunctional diguanylate cyclase/phosphodiesterase, with product MIRRSLSSATLLRLLILLLCAATLTFLWGVHVAQKATARQDALTNRGNEHQRLANVLAENVSQWLERAHAAAEGTACATSSPVLMPVPEQPEGCDTLVAVQLAAHPLAQLLQQVDLGDSTRVSVLQADGTERLRLGNRGLLPITPALQPALPTDGTPAGVLTQYLEGDPYQSVFRHRPEHGFTLVISQRENEITGPIDAACARQFWLTLGMTLMILASLAWTLRLLRKRQEAFTALEHAQQINQQLIGRLEDAHRRSSHAAATDHLSGLHNRRQFVEVAGAALVHQRGRRQLVAILFIDMDRFKSINDSLGHKVGDLLLQAVAGRIQRLLEPGDEASRFGGDEFVVLLAGERSEEQIDAWVRELARRLSATYALEGQEVNTSPSIGVSICPRDGQDIDSLVRSADAAMYSAKQAGRAQYRYFDPSLNVADIQAFSLEQAFGAALAGRQFVLHYQPQIGLDDHKVAGFEALVRWQHPEFGLLYPDRFIALAERSGFIVELGWEVLRLACEALSAWHRESRQVRLAVNVSALQLRQPDFTVRLLDQLSEHGIAPEHLELEITETTILDPEGPAIAHLHRLRQAGIGISLDDFGRGYAGFAHLHALPLSKLKIDRSLIASLSNSPDDSPIVASTIILAKRLGLVVVAEGVETREQVVCLRLAGCDVAQGYHFSRPLSAAQLRDYVPFKHQAQPLAALH